One Drosophila willistoni isolate 14030-0811.24 chromosome 2R unlocalized genomic scaffold, UCI_dwil_1.1 Seg167, whole genome shotgun sequence DNA segment encodes these proteins:
- the LOC6642875 gene encoding uncharacterized protein DDB_G0271670 isoform X2 → METSLSSCPDANLTTSKQTACSSSEFSVAATTTTTIPPAPSTTGAAAAVAAAMMCHHQTTNSASSSSHLMYDQHSSEEELEVINGPAAAVGSGNGGGGVSCSSRLSNRGCTSSLDTEAPCSSSTGIHAGATGSNSKRSSSSLMVENRKRSLAHSSDDELRNSLEPISTPVNFRTSPPLEAFKPNRSHMMFRSTTPLILSEARCGIENIKLCDNSVNEETTTAAASSSSAAAGAGAALAANGNNDNNKCNSSSNSNNDATDDNESSSVIKASSLKMSNSSHHIYQPQPKYSFHYNSSRSSPASTTGLDNMMMEVRSVSPPAKLFHCAISPRRRPSSNSTGGNSNSGAASTTTTTTTSTTTHNAAQRPHRPCLDFDKMQQVSL, encoded by the exons GTTTGAGTTCCTGCCCGGATGCAAACTTAACTACAAGCAAACAAACTGCATGCTCATCATCCGAGTTTTCTGTTgctgccaccaccaccaccaccattcCTCCAGCTCCTTCTACAAcaggtgctgctgctgctgttgccgctgcAATGATGTGTCATCATCAGACCACAAATTCAGCATCATCGAGCTCCCATCTTATGTATGATCAGCATAGCTCCGAAGAGGAATTGGAAGTGATTAATGGGCCAGCAGCGGCGGTTGGCAGCGGGAACGGCGGTGGCGGTGTATCGTGCTCATCACGTTTATCTAATCGAGGATGCACTTCCTCATTGGACACAGAGGCACCATGTAGCAGTAGCACTGGCATACATGCTGGAGCAACTGGATCAAATTCAAAACGTTCGAGCTCCTCGCTAATGGTGGAGAATCGTAAACGTTCATTGGCCCATAGTTCCGATGATGAA ctgcGCAACTCGCTGGAACCCATATCGACGCCCGTGAATTTTCGAACTTCACCGCCATTGGAGGCATTCAAGCCAAATCGTAGCCATATGATGTTCCGCTCCACAACGCCACTGATCTTATCGGAGGCCCGATGTGGCAtcgaaaatattaaattatgtGATAATAGTGTAAACGAGGAGACAACAACGGCAGCAGCATcgtcatcatcagcagcagcaggggCAGGGGCAGCGTTAGCGGCAAATGGCAATAATGATAACAATaaatgcaacagcagcagcaacagcaacaatgaTGCCACCGATGATAATGAATCGAGCAGTGTGATCAAGGCTAGCTCCTTGAAAATGAGCAACAGCAGTCATCACATCTATCAGCCGCAACCGAAATATAGTTTCCATTATAATAGCTCACGTAGTAGTCCGGCCAGTACAACAGGACTGGATAATATGATGATGGAAGTGCGTTCGGTTAGTCCGCCAGCGAAATTATTTCATTGCGCCATTTCACCAAGACGACGTCCTAGCAGCAACTCAACTGGTGGCAACTCAAATAGCGGTGCtgcatcaacaacaacaacgacaacaacatcaacaacaacacacaatgCTGCCCAGCGACCGCATAGGCCGTGTTTAGATTTTGATAAAATGCAGCAAGTCAGTCTTTAA